The Euphorbia lathyris chromosome 8, ddEupLath1.1, whole genome shotgun sequence genome has a window encoding:
- the LOC136202758 gene encoding small ribosomal subunit protein RACK1 — protein sequence MADGLVLRGTMRSHTDQVTAIATPIDNSDMIVSASRDKSIILWNLTKEEKTYGVARRRLTGHSHFVQDVVLSSDGQFALSGSWDGELRLWDLAAGVSARRFVGHTKDVLSVAFSIDNRQIVSASRDRTIKLWNTLGECKYTIQDGDAHSDWVSCVRFSPNTLQPTIVSASWDKTVKVWNLTNCKLRCTLAGHNGYVNTVAVSPDGSLCASGGKDGVILLWDLAEGKRLYSLDAGAVINALCFSPNRYWLCAATEQSIKIWDLESKSIVEDLKVDLKAEAEGAAASSGNKKKNIYCTSLSWNADGSTLFSGYTDGVIRVWGIGRY from the exons ATGGCGGATGGATTGGTTCTTCGCGGCACAATGAGGTCTCACACCGATCAGGTGACTGCTATTGCGACACCTATTGACAATTCCGACATGATTGTCAGTGCCTCCCGTGACAAATCCATCATCCTCTGGAATCTAACCAAGGAGGAAAAGACCTACGGTGTTGCCCGCCGCCGTCTCACCGGCCATTCCCACTTCGTCCAGGATGTTGTTCTGTCCTCCGATGGTCAGTTCGCTCTCTCGGGCTCCTGGGACGGCGAGCTCCGTCTTTGGGATCTCGCTGCCGGCGTTTCCGCCCGCCGTTTCGTCGGTCACACCAAGGATGTCTTGTCAGTCGCTTTCTCCATCGATAACCGTCAGATCGTGTCTGCTTCCCGTGACCGTACGATTAAGCTATGGAATACTCTTGGTGAGTGCAAATACACAATCCAAGACGGTGATGCTCACAGCGATTGGGTGAGTTGTGTCCGATTTAGCCCTAACACGCTCCAGCCAACAATTGTTTCTGCTTCGTGGGACAAAACAGTGAAGGTTTGGAATTTGACTAATTGCAAGCTGAGATGCACATTGGCTGGGCATAATGGATATGTGAACACTGTTGCTGTTTCGCCTGATGGTTCATTGTGCGCCAGTGGAGGGAAAGACGGAGTTATTCTGTTGTGGGATTTGGCAGAAGGAAAGAGGCTTTACAGTCTTGATGCTGGAGCAGTTATTAATGCTCTGTGCTTTAGTCCTAACAGGTACTGGCTTTGTGCTGCTACTGAACAAAGTATTAAGATCTGGGATCTTGAGAGCAAGAGTATTGTGGAGGACTTGAAGGTGGATCTCAAAGCTGAGGCTGAAGGAGCCGCAGCTTCTTCTGGCAACAAGAAGAAG AACATCTACTGCACAAGCTTGAGCTGGAATGCAGATGGAAGCACCTTGTTCTCTGGTTATACGGACGGTGTCATCAGAGTTTGGGGAATCGGACGGTACTGA